The Deinococcus yavapaiensis KR-236 genomic sequence AGCAAGGCGAGGGGGCGCTGATCGGTGGGCACTTCACGCAGCGCTTCTTCGAGTTGGCGTGGTTGGTCGAGTTCGTGGCGTCGCAGCCAACGGTCGAGGTCGAAGGATTCGTTCATGGAGTTCCTCCAGAGTGCTGAGACGGTGGGAAGTAGATGGCTTTCAGTCTCGCGTCTCGAAGGCGTACGTCGTTGAGGGACACATCAAGGTGACTTAAGCGACTTCGGGGCGCAACGCGAGTCGAGGCGGCCGCGTAAGGTGAAGTGATGACGGCCCTGGGACTCTCGAAACTCGGCAAGCGCTTCGGCGCGACGTGGGCCGTGCGCGAACTCGATTTGGAGGTGCCCGAGGGAGAACTGTTCGCCCTGCTCGGAGCGAACGGCGCGGGCAAGACGACGACCCTGCGCATGATCGCGGGCTTGCTGCTGCCGACCGAGGGTGACGTGTCGATTCTCGGGCATTCCGTGACGCGCGAGCCGAACGCGGCGAAGCGTCCCTTGGCGTACCTGCCCGACGATCCGTTGCTGTACGGCAAGCTGCGCCCGCTGGAGTATTTGGAGTTCGTCGCGGGCCTCTGGGGGCTGAGCGCGACGTCGGCGGCGCGACGAGCGCAGGAATTGCTGACGTGGCTGGGCTTGTGGGAGCACCGTTTCGAGGTCGTGGAGACGTACTCGCGCGGTATGAAGCAAAAGCTCGCGCTCGCCGGAGCGCTGATCCACGAGCCGCGCGTGATGCTGCTCGACGAGCCGCTCACGGGGCTCGACGCGGCCGCCGCCAAGCTCGTGAAGGACGCGCTTCGTGACTTCGTGGCGAGCGGCGGCACGATCGTCTTGACGACGCACATCCTCGACGTCGCCGAGCGCATGGCGGACCGGATCGGCATCATCGCCGGAGGACGGTTGATCGCGCAGGGAACGCTGGCGGATTTACGGGCGCAGAGCGGCGAGGAGGGAGGCACCTTGGAGGCGGTGTTCCTCGATCTCGTGGCGAGAGGAAGCGGGCGCCCGTGAAGCTCTCGCCGGGCAGTGCGGCGTGGCTCGTCGCGTTCGGCTGGCGCGTCGGTTGGCGCATCTTTTGGGACAACAAGGCGCGTCGGGCGACGTTGCTGATTCTCGGGGGTGCTTTCGTGCTGCTGCACGTCGTGGCGTTCTCGCTGTTGCGAGGCGCGCGAACTTCGCTGGCGCTCTCCGATTCCCTGTCGGGCGTGGCGCTTCTCGTCGCGGGCGGCGCGACGGTGCTGGTGCTGGGCTTGCTGATCTCGAACGGAATTCGCGGCGCCTTGGAGACGTTGTTCGAACGCGGCGATCTGGACTTGCTGCTTTCGTCGCCGCTGCCTCCTCGTCGTATTTTTTTCGCGCGGGCATTGTCGGTCGTGGCGAACGGCGTGCTGTCCGTCGCGCTCTTCGTCGCGCCGATCCTCACGGTCGGATTGGTGTTCGGCTTGTGGCGTGTTCTCGGCGTGATTCCGTGGTTGGTGTCGCTGTCGTTCGTTGGAACGAGCGTGGCGCTGCTGCTCACGATGGGCCTCGTACGGTGGTTGGGCGTGCGCCGCGCGAGGACGCTGGCGTCGGTGTTGGGCGCGCTGCTCGGAGCGGCGTTCTTCCTCGTGCTGCAGGCGCGCAACTTGCTCGGCGACGCGGTGTTCGAGCGGTTCGGTCCGACGCTGACCGCTTGGAACGTAGTGCTTTCCGGAGACGGAGCGCTTCGAGAGAACAGCGCGCTTTGGTTTCCGGCGCGGACCGCTTGGCTGGAGTTCTGGCCGGCGGTCGTGACGGTCGGCGGATCGTTGGCGATGTTTTTCCTCGTGGTGCGCGTTTTGGAGAACGCGTTTCGCGTGGGCGCGGCGCAGGCGCGCACGGTGGCGCGCCGTCCCGGGCGGGCGGGACGTGGGGTGGCCCGCTTTCGCGGCGGCTGGACGGCGGTGATGCTCAAGGAGTGGCGGCTGATTTCGCGCGATCCGCTGTTGATCGCGCAGACGCTGCTGCAAGTGCTGTACCTGCTGCCGCTCGCCGTGCCGCTCGTACGCGGCGCGGCCGATGCGTCGATCGGGTCGAGCTTCGGAAGCGCGGCGATTTTGCTGGGTGGATCGCTGGCCGGAGCGCTCGCGCGCATCGTGATCTTCGGCGAGGACGCGCCGGATTTGTTGCGCCTCGCGCCCACAAGCTTCGAGTCGCTGCGGCGCGCGAAGCTGCTGGCGGCGCTCGCGCCCGTGTGGGCGCTGTTCTTGCCGCTCTTCGCGTTTCTCGTGTCGCGCGGTGACCCGTGGTGGTGGTTGCGCTTGGTCCTGTTCGCCGTGTCGACCGTCGGGGCGGGGTTGA encodes the following:
- a CDS encoding ABC transporter ATP-binding protein, which encodes MTALGLSKLGKRFGATWAVRELDLEVPEGELFALLGANGAGKTTTLRMIAGLLLPTEGDVSILGHSVTREPNAAKRPLAYLPDDPLLYGKLRPLEYLEFVAGLWGLSATSAARRAQELLTWLGLWEHRFEVVETYSRGMKQKLALAGALIHEPRVMLLDEPLTGLDAAAAKLVKDALRDFVASGGTIVLTTHILDVAERMADRIGIIAGGRLIAQGTLADLRAQSGEEGGTLEAVFLDLVARGSGRP